The Actinosynnema mirum DSM 43827 genomic interval CGAGTCTACCGGTGGCGGGACCGGACCACGTGGGGACCGGTCCGTGATCACCGACACCGCCCCGGAGGGCCCTCCGGGGAAGTTAACCCGGCGGTAACACGCCGATCCCGCCCAGCGGACGTTCACGGGCGCGCGCGAGCGCGGGCGGGGTCAGGACGCACGCGCGCAACCCCGTCCGGACGACCCCGAGCCGCCCCTCGGCGCAGCGGGCGGTCGTACGACCGGGCGGACGGGCGGGGTGGCCGCGCATCGACCACCCCACCGGGCGACCTCCGGTCACCCCTCCGCACCGCGCGCGGCCGGCTCCGGGAGCGGTCCGCGCACCGGCACAACGCCCAGGACCACCCGCCGGGTTCCCGGCGCCCGGACGACCCCTGCAAACGATTGGCCCGACCATCCCCTCAAGGGGGTGGGAACCGGCCACGCCGCTCACCGAACGTGTCCGCGAACCCACTGGTCACGGAACGTTCCGAGCACGGGGCGTAGCGCCCGCGCGGTGCGCGGTCCGGTCACTCGCGCGCATTCCGCAAACGAAAGCGCGCGAGCCCATCCGTGAGTCGGCCAAACGTTTTCCCGTCCGGGTGAACTCGGGGGGCGGGGGCAATTCCCCCGGAGTTCTCCCGGCAAATGTCATCCCCGGCTAGCGGGTGGACCAGCCGGTGACACCGGGGGGCCACTCCATCGCGGCCAGCGCTTCCTCGTTCGCCGGATCAGGGCCTTGGACCACCCGCACGTGGAGGCTCCACCAGCCGTCGGAGAGCGTCGCGCTCTCGGGGGAGGTGGTCGTCGCCACCAGTCCGGGGATGCCCACCACCGGGTGAACCAGCCGCTGCGCGACCGCGGGCAGCGCGGGGCCCTCGGGCCATTCCAGCCACCACTGGTCGTCCCGCGCCAGGGTGCGCGTCCACGGCGCCGCGGCCAGGAGCGCGGGCCTGCGCAGGGCGGAGGCGGCCAGGCCGGAGCGGCGGGGGAACTCGGCCAGGTGGGCGCGCTCGGACCCGTGCAGGTCGCCCTCGGCGAAGCGGTGGGACAGGTCGCGGTCGCGCAGGAGGGTGCGGACGTAGGCCATGCCCTCCCGCCACAGCGCCTCGTCCACGCCCGCCAGCACCACGCCCGCCGGGCTGCCGGGGACGAGGAGCTCGATCGAGCGCGGGTGCCTGCGCACGCGCAGGCCGGGGACGCCGGAGACGCCGCCGTCGTCCTCCAGCCTGGGGAGCAGCTCGTAGAGGAGCGGGCCGAGCGCGTGCTCGGCCAGGTGCAGGCGCAGGCCGTGCGGGCCGGGTTCGGCGGCGCGGAAGGCGTGGGCCGGGCGCACCATGCTCGCGGGCGGGCGCAGCTGGAGGTGCGAGCCGGCGTCGGTGGCGGCCTGGAGGACGGCGCACTCCAGCTCGCGCTGCTCGCGGGAGGCCGGTTCCGGGATCAGCAGGCCTCGGGCGTCGCCCGCGCCGTTGAGGGCGTCGACCAGGTGATCGCGCCGCTCGTCGGGCAGGTCGGACAGGACGGCCCGGACGGCGGGCACGGCCTGGGAGGTGTTCTCGCCGGTCTCGGCCCTGCGCAGGGCGACGAGGCGGTCGGTCAACGACGTCTTGGACATGGCGGTCCTCGTTCCCGCCGCCCGGCTCGGCGAACAAGGACGCGGAGGCGTCGCTTCTGGGAGTGGATCGGAGGTGGTGCTCCGGGAGGGGGACGCCTGCGCCCTGCGGCGGATCTGCCGCCCTCTGCCGGGGAGCGGCTCCAGCCCGGCGCCCCACCCGGACGCCTGGGTTCGAGGGTACCAGCGGGGGTGGCGCGGTCGGCGGGGTTTTCCGGCCCCCGCGCGCTGGGGGCGGCGCTGGTCGGTGCCAGTCGGTGCCAGTCGGTGCTGGCCGGTGCTGGCCGGTGACAGTCGGCGCCTGCCGGTTTTGTCGGTGCCCGTCGCTACAGTTCGCGGTGCCGGGTCGTCCGGGATCCGATGTGGACGCCCGGCTGCTTTCGCGCGCTCGCGCTTGCCGGTGGACTCGGGTCGTAGGGTCCCCGGCATGGTTGGTGACGAGCGGGTCTGGCCTGAAGCGGCGGCGGACGACGAGCTGCGGCTCGCCTTGGAGTTCCTGGACTTCCTGCGCCTCACCGTGGTGGGCAAGGTCGACGGGCTGTCGCGCGAGCTGGCGGTGCGCGCGCCGCTGCCGACCTCGCCGGTGGTGAGCCCGCTGGGTGTGGTGAAGCACCTGGTGGCGGTCGAGCGCTGGTGGGTGTCGATCATCGCGGGCGGGAGCGGCGCGCCGGAGCTGTGGGGTGCGGACGCCGACGCCTC includes:
- a CDS encoding DinB family protein, translating into MVGDERVWPEAAADDELRLALEFLDFLRLTVVGKVDGLSRELAVRAPLPTSPVVSPLGVVKHLVAVERWWVSIIAGGSGAPELWGADADASWLVAEEDTVGSVLAAYREEWALGARSLAGLRPGDPVRGAAQDDLPGRTVRWVLSHVAQETARHAGQLDLLRELADGEKGE